Below is a genomic region from bacterium.
CGCGGCGGCCGTCGGTCTCGACAAGACGAACGAGTAGCTCGCCCGCGCTACCCTCCGAAGGGTCCGGTCCGGAGAAGGGCGCGGATCCGAGGGAGGGGGCCGATGTCCCAGGCGACGATCGCCCGCCACGTCGAGGTCGAAGGCGTCGGGCTGCATTCCGGTCAGCCCGCGTGCGTCCGACTCGAGCCGGTGATCGGAAGCGGCCGGACGATGGGGCGCACCGACGGCGTCGTCTTCCCGGTGCACGTGCACGCGGTTCGCGACGGTGCCCGCGCGACCCGGCTCGGCGTGGACGACTGGGACGGCGCCGACGTCTCGACGGTCGAGCACCTCCTCGCGGCCTTGTCCGCCCTCGAGATCGATCACGTCTTCATCGGGGTCGAGGGTGGGGAAGTGCCCGCCCTCGACGGGAGTGCCGCTCCCTTCGTCGAGCTGATCCGGAGCGCCGGTCGGGAGGGCGCGCCCTCGGAGCGGCTCAGCCACCAGCCCGTCGTCCTCGACGAGCCGATCGAAGTCCGCGACGGAGACCGCTTCGTGCGCGCCGAGCCCGCGGACCACTTCGGCTTCCGCTACGCGATCGACTTCGACCATCCAGCGATCGGCCGGCAGGAGATCGTGATCGACCGCCTCACCCCCGAGCGCTTCGCCGAGGAGATCGCGCCGGCGCGCACCTTCGGATTCCTGAAGGATCTCGACGCGCTCCGGAGCGAGGGGCTGGCCGGTGGGGCGAGTCTCGAGAACAC
It encodes:
- the lpxC gene encoding UDP-3-O-acyl-N-acetylglucosamine deacetylase → MSQATIARHVEVEGVGLHSGQPACVRLEPVIGSGRTMGRTDGVVFPVHVHAVRDGARATRLGVDDWDGADVSTVEHLLAALSALEIDHVFIGVEGGEVPALDGSAAPFVELIRSAGREGAPSERLSHQPVVLDEPIEVRDGDRFVRAEPADHFGFRYAIDFDHPAIGRQEIVIDRLTPERFAEEIAPARTFGFLKDLDALRSEGLAGGASLENTLVFDDSGVVNEGPLRFPDECVRHKAIDLIGDLALLDAPLQAFVTANKAGHRLHHRLVREIEARR